The Deinococcus apachensis DSM 19763 DNA window ACGGCCTTCACCCCACCTTGCTCGCGCAGCGAGACGATGGGCTGGTGACCGAGAGAACAGCAAGATCAAACAGTGCGCGTAGAAAGAAGCGGCCACGGGCGAAATGGGCGAGCCCTCGCCTAGCGCAGCGCCACTCCCCCCTACCCCTGGAGGGGCAGGGGGTGGGGCAAACCGAAGCAAGACGCCCTGCCCCTCAGCTCATCCCCGGCACGTCTCCATCACGCCCCCCTGCTGAGAACCCGGCCCTCAGGGCTGATACGTCTTCCGCACCCCCCCGAAGCCGGGCTGCGGCCGGGTGGGATAAAAGATCAGGCTGATGGGCAGACTGCTGCCACTGGCGGGCACGAAGTCAATGTCCAAGCGGTCCGACTGCGAGCGCCACAGCAGCACGGGCTGGTCGGGCGTGAGCGCATTGCCGCTGCGGGGCAGCTTGATCGTCTGCGAGATCGGGCCGTCCTCTATGTTCATGGCGCCCCGGTACAGGCCGCCGCGCGGGCTGAAGGCGACGGCGGTTCCGCCCGCCCCGTACACCTGGAGGTCGTACAGGACGCCGTAGTTGCCCAGCAGCCGCTGGGGGCGGCCCGTCAGCCGGTCCACGCCGTCCAGGGCCGGGTCCACCCGTCCGTCCCCGATGATCAGCCGGGCGGGAAGCGCGGCGAGGTTCACGCGCAGGGAGCGCACGGCGTTGGGAAAGGTGCCCCGCTGGTGCCGCCCGTCGGGCTGGAGGTAGGGGAGCTGCTGCACGACCTGCGCGGTGGCGGGCAGGCCCTCCTCCAATATCACGAAGGTGAGTTCCACCCGGCCCGAGGCGGTCAGGTCCTGCATCACGTTCACGCCGGTCCCGGGGTTCAGGGTGGGGCTGGCGTACACGGCCGCGCTCTGCCCGGGCGCGAGGTTCAGGACGTGGCCGCCCGCGCTGGCGAAGTAATCGAGCAGGGTGACCTGCCCCAGCAGCCCCTCGATGCGGGTGGGCGCCGTCTCGCCCAGCCGCTCGGTGCGGACCTCGACCGCCCGGTTCTCGATGTTGCGGGCCAGGATGTACATGCGGGCGGGCCGCCCCAGCGCGTTGAGGTGGTAGGCGAGCAGCCGCGCCTGCACGGACACGGTGTCCTGATACAGCACGCCGCTCTGGGTGGGGGCCTCGGGGCTGTCACTGAAGAGCAGCGGGTAGCTCAGGCCGGGCACGGGCAGGGCGGTTACGGCGGGATAGCCGGAGACCAGCGGGTCGGCGAAGCGGTCGCCGGGCTCGGCGTACTTCAGGGCGTAGCTCAGCGGAGTATCGACCGGCGCGCCCTGCACCTGAATCGTGCGGCTGTAGGGCACACTCTGGAGACCGCGGCTGTTCGTCACCTGGAGGGTGATCGTGTACGTGCCCGGCTGGAAGTACACCTCCTGCCGCCCCGTCCACTTGCGGCTCACGATGTCGGCGCCGTCGGGGTCGAAGGGGTAGTCGGTGAAGATCACCCGCTCGCCGGGCGCGTACACCGTCTTGTCGGTGGAGAAGCGGGCCTGCGGGGCGAGGGGATTGCCGCCCTCCCGCAGCGCGGTGAGGGTGATGGTGCGCCCACTCGTGTCTACGCTGAGGTTGGCCCCCAGCGCGTCGGCGAGGAGCCGGACGGCGACATACACAGCGGTGTCGACCGTGGCGACGTTCCCCCCCGGCTGGGGCACGCCTCCCAGCGTGGCGGTGCCCGCGGCCGGGTCCACCGTCAGGCGCCCGAAACCCATCTGCCCGCCCGTCTCCGTCAGCGTCTGGCCCAGCAGCGCGGCGGTCTCGCGCAGGGGCAGCATGAGGCGCCCGTCGACCAGCCGTGGCGGCGCGAGGTACTGCACGGGCTGACCGTTCAGCGAGGCGGCGGTCTGGTCCGTCGAGACCGTGAGCTGCACCGCCCCCAGCGCGGCGGCGGGGGCAGCCCCCAGCCCGAGCGCCAGGGCGGCGAGCAACATGCGGCCAGACGCGAAAAGACTTCGTATGCGGGGGGCGCGGGGGAGATTGGAGGGAAGGTGAGGCACCGGCATCCGGGGAAGTATGCGGGCCGAAGCTGACCCTTGTCTGCCCAGTTTCGTCCCGGAGCGTCGTCTCTCAAGGAAGGATGATGGTCGAGGTGGTCCTTCCCTCAGGCGGACGCCTGCTCCCGGCGCCGCCGACGGGCGTAACGCAGCTCGGCGGCGATGAACGCGGCGGTATTGAGCAGGTAGGTGGCCGCGAGCAGCGTCAGCAGGAGGCCGCGGATGCCCGGCTGCACCAGCCCCTCTGGCAGGGGGAAGCGGATCAGCCCCGCCAGCGAGGCGAGCCCGGCGAGCGCCGCGCCCCAGGCGAGCAGCAGCACGCCGCCCCAGGCCCCCTCCAGCAGGGAGCTGCCCGGCAGCAGCAGTGCGGCCAGGCGGTAGATGGCGGGACGGCCCTGCCCGCCCGCCCCCGCCGGGCGCGGGACGAGCAACGCGAGGGTCAGCCCCGCCAGTCCCGCCAGGGCCAACAGGAAGGCCCACCCCAGCCGCACGCCCTGGCCCAGCTCCGGACTGAGGGCACCCAGCGGGTCGCGCAGGTCGCGGCCCAACGTCACGCTGAGGTCGCCCTGCACGGCGCGGGTCAGGCTGCGGTCGTCGGGGTAGCACAGCCGGGGCTCCCCGGGGCGGTAGGCCCGCTGGAACAGGGTGCCCGGCGTGCCGGGGCTCAGGCCGAGGTTGTATGCGGCGGCGGCAAGGTCGGGCCGGTCGGCCAGCGCGGCGCGGTAGAGTTCGCGCGCCTGGGGGAGGTCCCCGCGCGTCTGGGCGATCACGCCGAGATTGTTCAGCGCGCAGGGGTCGCCCGGGGCCCGGGTGTAACGGTCGCGGGCGGCGCCGTCGTCCCCGTCGAGCTGGGCGCCCAGCCCGGCGAGCAGCGCCGCATCGGGGGTCGGCCGCAGGCCCAGGTCGTCGAGGCGGGCCGCGTACCAGCCCCCGCCGTACGTGCCGAGGTTCAGCGCCGGGGCCTGGAGGCGGGCGGCGGTGCCGTTCGCCCACTGCCACCCCGCCACACCCGTCAGGAGTCCGGCCGCCAGCGCCACGAGGACCAGCCGCTCCCCGAAGGGCGCGTACAGTACGGCCACCCGCCGCGCCCGCGCGAGGGGATGACGTGCCCAGGAGGCCCAGCGGCCCCCCAGAAGGCGCAGGTCCTCCCCCTGCACCGGCCACGCCCGCAGTGTCAGGGCGAGCAGGGCCGCCCCCAGCGCGAGCAGCAGTGCCAGCGTCACGAGCCGCAGCACGTCCCGCACCTCCCGGGGCGCGTCCGGCCCCAGGTTGTAGAGGGTCCCGGCCCGCAGCCCCCGCGAAAACTGCCGCCACTCCTCCGCCTCGCCGCCGCGGCCCTGGGCATCGAGCAAATCCGCGTAGCGCGCGTACAGGCCCGGGCCGCCCTCGAAGCGGGGGTGCAGGTCACGCAGGTAGCGCATCCAGACCTCGGCCCGCCCCAGGCGTCCCTGGTCGAGCAGCGTCCCCACGTAGCCGCTGGGATTCCCATAGGCAAAGAGGGCCTGACGGCTCACCCGGATTTCCGGGTCGTAGCCCCGGGCGGCGGCGTCCCGGCGGGCCCGGTCGAGGGCGAGGTCGGCGGCGGCGGGAAACCCGGCGGCGTCCAGCCCTGCCGCGAGCTGCACCCAGGCGGGAAAGGGCAGCTCGGCCCCCAGGCTGCGCCGCACCGCGTCCAGGGTGGCGTAGCGGTCCCCCCGCCGCGCCGCCTGCCCCGCCTCCCCCAGCGCCAGGAAGGGATTGAGGGGATCCTCGCGGGCCGCCCGCGCCAGGTCCTCGGGCGGCACCAGGCGGGCGGCGCGGGCCAGCCAGCCCGTCACCTCGGGGTCGGGGGGAAAGACCACCCGTTCCAGCACGTCGCCCCCTCCCCCCGGGTCCCCCAGCGTGAAGCGCTCGACGTACCCGTCCCCCTGGGTGGAGACGCGCAGGGTCCCGCCCGTCGAGTCCAGCGACGTGACCGGCGCGGGCAGGGCGTAGCGGGCGCGCAGCTTGCCGTCCTCCCCCAGTGCGTCCACCACCGGGCCGACGCCCAGGAACACCACATCCCCCAGCGTCACCGGGCCGATCAGGTCGCCCAGCGCCGCCGGGTAGGTCCGCGCCCAGCGCAAGGTGGGGCCGTCCTCGAAGCGCAGGGTGCGGTCCACGAGCACCGCGTCCGCCCCCGCCGCGCCGCCAAGGAACAGGCTGCCCAGCAGGGTGAGGAACAGGGCGCGCCTCATGCGGTCCGCTTCTCCACCCGCAGCAGGTGCAGGGCGCGCACCGCCATCGCCACGCCCCCTGCCAGCAGGTCGGGCAGGCCGCCGAAGCGCAGCGCGAGCAGCACACCGAGCGGAACGGCCACCGCCGTGGCGAAGGGAACGGCGTTGAGCCCCAGCCTCGCCTGGAGGGTGCCTTTGTACAGCGGGATCAGCGCCAGCCCGGCGGCGAGCATTCCGCCCAGCGTGACCGGCGCAACCACCAGCAGCGCCCCCATCAGCGGCGCGATTCCACCCCCGCCCGCCAAGCGGAAGAACAGTGGGTAGCAGTGCCCCAGCACCACGGCCAGCGTGGCGGGCCAGGTCAGGTCCGGTGTCAGCCAGCGGGCGAGCAGCGCGGCGGCCACGCCCTTGGCAACGTCGAAGGCCGTCACGCCCAGCGCCGCGGCCAGGCCGTGCTGCCGGTACGTGCCGCTGCCGCCCGGCAGGTCGCGGTCGCGGATATCCGCCCCGAGCGAGCGCGAGTACAGCACGCCCGCCACCAGGGAGCCGAGCAGATACGAGACGAGGACGACCACGGCGAGCATTCGGCGCATTCTAGAGCGCGGGACAAGCCCCGGCGGGACGGGTTGGCCCAGCCCCACCCTGGCTTCTGTTTCCCGGACGCCCCTGATCACCAGTCCTGCCCTCTAAACTCGCCCCATGACGCCCACCTCCCCCCCCCGGCCCACCCTCTCGCGGGAAGAACTGCGGCGCTACTCACGGCAACTGCTCGTGCCCGAGTGGCAGGAGGCGGGCGCGCAGGAGCGGCTGCGGGTGGCGACGGTCCTGGTGGTGGGCGCGGGTGGGCTGGGTGGGCCGGTGATCCTGCAACTCGCCGGGGCCGGGGTGGGGCGGCTGGTGATCTCGGACGGCGATGCGGTGGACCTCAGCAACCTGCACCGCCAGACCCTGTACAGCTTGGCGGACGTGGGGCGGCGCAAGGCCGAGGTGGCGGCGGCGCGGGCGCAGGCCCTCAATCCCCGGGTGGAGGTGGAGGTAGCCCCAGCGCTGGACGCGGGCAACGCCGACATGCTCGTTTCTGGCGCGGACCTCGTGGTGGACGCCACGGACAACTTCGCGGCACGCTACGGGATCGCGGACGCCTGCCGACACCTGGGCCGCGAGTGGGTGTGGGGGGCAGCGAGCGGCACGGCGGGGATGGTCAGCGTGTTCGGCCCCGCCCTCGGTCTGCGCGACGTGTTCCCCGACCCCGGGGAGGCCGAATCCTGCGACGAGGCGGGCGTGCTGGGACCGCTGCCGAACATCGTGGGGAGCATGATGGCCCTGGAGGTTCTTAAGGTGCTGGGGGGGGTCGGGGATACGCTGCGGGGGCGACTGTGGACCCTCGACGCGCTGGACGGGCGGGTCCGGGTGCTTCACCTGCGCGGTGCCGTTCCTTCCGGGCGGGGCTGACCCGCCTCTCTTGTCTCCCGGGGATAGCGCAACTGCCTAGAAAAGTGGGCGCGGGGCAGGGTTTCTGGCTTGCTCTGTGTCAAACGTATGTTACTGTGCATTTGAGCCAACAATTCCGCTCAAATTCATTCGACGGAGGACCCCCCATGGCACGAACCCGCCAGACCGCCGCCCGTGAAGACAGCGAGACCCAGGCCCCCGCCGCCGGGGAGCGCGGCAAGATCTCCAAGACGCAGATCATCGAGCAGGTCGTGGGCCGCACCAGCCTGAACCGCAAGCAGGCGAGCGCGGCGGTCGCCTGCATGGTCGAGACGGTCGCGGACGCCCTGCGCTCCGGCCGCAGCGTGGGGCTGCCCGGGCTGGGAACCCTCAGCATCACGCAGACTGCCGGGCGTCAGGGCGTGCGCCCCGGCACCAGCGAGCGCATTCAGATTCCCCCCGGGAAAAAGATTCGCTTCAAGGCAGCGACCACCCTCCGGGGCAACCTCTAGCCCCTCAGGCTTATCGGCGGGCCGCTCCACGCGGGGTGACCCGCCCCCTTACAGTTCAGCTTTGTGACCTGTCCTACCCGTGGGAAGGCGGGAAGGGGATTAGGTTGGGGCTCATCATGAAGACCATTCTCTGGCTCTCGCTGGCTGCCCTGCTGGGCAATGCCGCGGCCAAGCCCATCGTGGTGGGCAGCAAACTCGACCCCGAGGCGCAGATTCTGGGACAGATGATCGTGTTGACGCTGCGAAATGCCGGGCTAGAGGTGACCGACCGCACCAACCTGGGCGACACCGGCGTGAACCGCAAGGCGATCCTGGCGGGCGAGATCGACGTGTATCCCGAGTACACCGGGAATGCGGTGTACCTCTTCCCGAAAGCCAAGATCAGCGCTGGGGAGGCGGGGAACCCCGGCAAGATCTACGGGTACGCCCGGCAGCTCGACCTGAAAAACGGCATCACCTGGCTCCGGCCCGCCAACGTGAACAACACCTGGGTGATCGCGGTGCCGCAGGCCCTCGCCACGCAGAACAAGCTGGGCTCGGTCACCGACCTCGCGCGGTATCTCAAGGCTGGGGGGAAGTTCAAGATCGCGGGCAGCCCCGAATTCTTCAACCGGCCCGACACCATGCCCGCCTTCGAGGCGGCCTACGGCTTCAAGCTGCGGCCCGACCAGAAGCTGGTGCTGGCGGGCGCCACCCCTCCCCAGACGCAGCAGGCGGCGGCGAACGGCACGAACGGGGTCAACGCCGCGATGGCCTACGGCACCGACGGCACGCTGGCGGCGCTGAAACTCGTGGCGCTGAAAGACCCGAAGGGCGCGCAGGCCGTGTATCAGCCCGCGCCGATCATCCGCACTGCCGTCCTGAAGGCGAACCCGCAGATTGAGGCGCTGCTGAACAAGACCTTCGCCACCCTCACCCAGACAACCCTCCAGGGCCTGAACGCGCAGGTCGCGCTGGAGGGCCGCACGGCGCAGGACGTGGCGCGGGACTACCTGAAGGGCAAGGGGCTGATCAAGTGAGCGCGGGCTTTTTCCCGCTCTGGGACAAGCCGGAACCGTGAGCATCTCGGGATGGCGAGGGGCGGGGGCCGGGTCGGCTTCCGCCCCCTCCCCTGTCGTGGGCGGTACGGGGAGTGTGTTCCTGCTCGCGGCCCTGCCCCTGCTGGCGGGCGCGCTCCTGCCCTGGGTGCTGCTGCGGCCCAACCGCCTCGCTCCGGGCGAGTACCTGCGGCTGCCGTCCCTGCTGGCGGGAACTGGGCTGCTGCTGGCGGTGCTCCCCCTCCTCACCGCCCGCCTCGTGCCGCGCCTGACGTGGTTGGCAGCATCACTTGCGGTCGTGATGGGCGTGTGGGCGCTCGGGGAGCAGACTCGGGCGGCGCTCACGGGTCAGCTCCCCTTCGCGCGGGCGAGCGCGGCGAGCGGCGCGTGGCTGTTCCTGCTGGGGGCGGCGATCGCCGCCCGGGGAGCTGGGTTGCTGGGTCGCCGCCAGCGCTGGCTCTCGTGGGCCTGGCTGCCCCCGGTCGCCGCGCTCGTCCTCGCCGGGCACCTGAACGCCTGGTCCGTCCTCGTCGAGGGGAGGAACGAGGGGCCGCGTTGGACGCAGGAACTCGCGCAGCACCTGCGGCTGGTGGGGGAAGCCCTGGGCGCGGCGCTCCTGATCGGTGCCCCACTCGCGGTCTGGGCCGCGGGCCGTGAGCGGGTGGCAGCCGGGGTTCTGGGCGTCGCCAACGGCATCCAGACGCTGCCAAGCCTCGCGCTGCTGGGCCTGCTGATCGCGCCGCTGTCGGCCCTGGCAAACGCCCTTCCAACCCTGCGCGCCCTGGGCGTCAGCGGCATCGGCGTGGCCCCGGCCCTCACCGCGATGACGCTGTATGCCCTGCTCCCGATTCTCCGCAACGGCGTGGTAGCGCTGCGGGGGGTGCCGCCCGGCCCGGTGGACGCCGCCCGGGGCATGGGAATGACCTCAACACAACTGTTCTGGCGGGTGCGCCTGCCGCTGGCCCTGCCGGTGTGGCTCAGCGGGGTCCGGCAAGCGGCCGTGCTCCTCGTCGGGGTGGCCTCGGTGGCAGCCCTGATTGGGGCCGGGGGGCTGGGCACCTACATCTTCAAGGGCCTCCAGAGCGCCGCCGCCGACCTGATCCTGCTCGGCGCGGTCCCCGCCGCCCTGCTCGCCCTGGGGCTCGACGCCGCCCTGCGCGGGCTGGAGACGCTGCTGGGCCGCTGGCTGGGGAGGGCCGGATGATCGAACTTCAGGGACTTGAAAAGCGGTATGGGGACAGCTACGCCGTGCGTCATCTGAACCTCGTCTTCCCGGAGGGCGAACTCACGGCGCTGCTGGGGCCGTCGGGCTGCGGCAAGACCACCACGCTGCGGATGATCAACCGCCTGGTCGAGCCGAGTGGGGGCCGCGTCCTGCTGGGGGGGCGCGACACCCGTGAGCTGCGCCCCGAGGAGCTGCGGCGGGGCATCGGGTACGTCATCCAGCAGGTCGGGCTCTTCCCACACCTGACCGTCGCGGGGAATGTGGGGACCGTGCCCGAGTTGCTGGGCTGGGACCGCCGCCGCACCGCCCGCCGGGTGGACGAGCTGCTGGACCTCGTGGGACTGGACCCCGAACAGTACCGGGCCAAGAAACCCGCCCAGCTCTCGGGCGGGCAGGCGCAGCGCGTCGGGGTGGCGCGGGCGCTCGCCGCCGACCCGCCCGTCCTCCTCATGGACGAGCCCTTCGGGGCGCTCGACCCCCTGGCGCGGGACCGCCTCCAGACGGCTTTTCGCGCCATCCAACAGCAACTCAACAAGACGGTCGTGCTCGTCACCCACGACATCGACGAGGCGCTGCGGCTGGGGGACCGGGTCGCGCTGATGAACGCGGGCACCCTGGCCCAGTTCGGCCCGCCGGACGAGCTGATCCACCGGCCCGCCAGCCCCTTCGTGAGCCAGTTTCTGGGCGAGGATGCGGCGCTGCGCCAGCTCGCGGGCCGCACCGCCGCCGAGTTCGCGCGCCCGGGTGACCCCTCCGGCCTCCAGACCGTCGAGGACACGCTCGACGCCCGCCGCGCCCTGGGCGTCCTGCTGCGCGAGGGTACGGACGCCCTGGCGGTGACGCGGGGGAACGAGGTGCTCGGCGTGCTGCGCTGGGAGGACCTGCGGACCCCGGAGATGCAGCGGTGACCACCTTGCCCACCCGCCGCCGTTCCCGTCCCCTCCCCTGGGGCGCCGTCCTGTGGCCGAGCCTGCTGGTCCTTTGCCTGCTGCCCGGTGTGCTGCCCAGGTTGGTGCAGCCGCTCTCGCCCGGCGAACCGCTGACCTTCGATCCCCCGCTGTGGCAGCTCACGCTGACGCATCTCGGGCTGGTGCTGCTCGCCACGGGGGTCGTGCTGCTGCTTGGCCTGCCGCTGGCCGTGGCCGTCACGCGCCCGGGGCGGGAGGCGCTGCGTGACCTGACCGAGACGCTCGTCGGTCTGGGGCAGACCGTTCCCACCCTCGCCATCCTCGCGCTGGCCGTGCCCGCCCTGGGCTTCGGCTGGGCACCCACCCTGCTCGGGCTTATCCTGTACGGCCTCGTCCCGGTCGTCAGCAACGGGGTGGCTGGTCTGCTCGCTGTGGACCGCGATCTGCTCGACGCGGCGCGGGGCATGGGCATGACCCCGGGTCAACGGCTGCAGCGGGTCGAGTTGCCGCTCGCCCTGCCCGTGCTGCTCGCCGGGGTCCGCACCAGCACGGTGTACAACGTGGGAACGGCGACGGTCGGGGCGGCGTTGGGCGCCGGGGGCCTGGGCAGCCCGATCATCAACGGCCTCTCCGAGCAGAACACAGGGCTGGTCCTCGTCGGGGCAGTGCTGGCCGCGCTGCTCGCCCTGAGCCTTGACGCCCTGTTGGGCCTAGTCGCCCCGCGGGAACAGCCCTTCCCTGGGTAAAGGGCAACGCTCCCGTTTCGACCTCAATTGTGATGTAATGCTCACAAAAGGCTGTTAAGGTGAGAATCATGCGGAATGGGCGTTTTCTCCACGGCTTCCCCACCGCACTGACCCTCCCAACCTGCTCTGCCCCCTCCTGACCATGTTCCGGCCCAGCCCCGTGCTGGGCCGCTGCCTTGCGGAGGGGAGGGGGACGAGGAGGCCCGGCCCACGTTGAGCGTGGGGCAGCATTCGGTGGTTTCAGGCCGTTGCGGCGCGGCTGACCACTCCGCCTTTCAACAGAGGTGACCACGGTGAGCAGAGCAACCTTTCGCACGGGTGATCGCGTCGTCCTTCCCCCCTACGGCATCGGGGTGGTCAGCGGCACCTGTCAGCGGCCCGTCGCCGGGGAGACCCAGTCTTACTATCAGGTGGACTTTCCCAACACCTCCAGCCGCGCCTTTGTTCCGGTCAGTGCCCCCCAGGGCACTGGCCTGAGGGCCGCCTTGACCACCGGTGACATGCCGTATCTGCTGAGTCGCCTGCAAGTCAGCCAGGAACTTAACCTGCCCCGGCAGTGGGGCGCCCGGCACCGCCGCGTCACCGAGATTCTGGTTAGTGGCGATCCCTACGAACTCGCTACCCTGACTTGCGAACTGCGGCGTTGGAATATGGAGCGCGGTCTCCCCGACCTTGACCGTCAGGCCTTTCGCCGGGCCATTCACCTGCTCGAGCAGGAAGTGTGCGGGTTGGAAGATCAATGCGCGCAGGACGTGCAGCAGCTTCTGGATCATGCCTGGAAGGA harbors:
- a CDS encoding copper amine oxidase, giving the protein MLLAALALGLGAAPAAALGAVQLTVSTDQTAASLNGQPVQYLAPPRLVDGRLMLPLRETAALLGQTLTETGGQMGFGRLTVDPAAGTATLGGVPQPGGNVATVDTAVYVAVRLLADALGANLSVDTSGRTITLTALREGGNPLAPQARFSTDKTVYAPGERVIFTDYPFDPDGADIVSRKWTGRQEVYFQPGTYTITLQVTNSRGLQSVPYSRTIQVQGAPVDTPLSYALKYAEPGDRFADPLVSGYPAVTALPVPGLSYPLLFSDSPEAPTQSGVLYQDTVSVQARLLAYHLNALGRPARMYILARNIENRAVEVRTERLGETAPTRIEGLLGQVTLLDYFASAGGHVLNLAPGQSAAVYASPTLNPGTGVNVMQDLTASGRVELTFVILEEGLPATAQVVQQLPYLQPDGRHQRGTFPNAVRSLRVNLAALPARLIIGDGRVDPALDGVDRLTGRPQRLLGNYGVLYDLQVYGAGGTAVAFSPRGGLYRGAMNIEDGPISQTIKLPRSGNALTPDQPVLLWRSQSDRLDIDFVPASGSSLPISLIFYPTRPQPGFGGVRKTYQP
- a CDS encoding glycerol-3-phosphate acyltransferase, whose amino-acid sequence is MLAVVVLVSYLLGSLVAGVLYSRSLGADIRDRDLPGGSGTYRQHGLAAALGVTAFDVAKGVAAALLARWLTPDLTWPATLAVVLGHCYPLFFRLAGGGGIAPLMGALLVVAPVTLGGMLAAGLALIPLYKGTLQARLGLNAVPFATAVAVPLGVLLALRFGGLPDLLAGGVAMAVRALHLLRVEKRTA
- a CDS encoding HesA/MoeB/ThiF family protein; the protein is MTPTSPPRPTLSREELRRYSRQLLVPEWQEAGAQERLRVATVLVVGAGGLGGPVILQLAGAGVGRLVISDGDAVDLSNLHRQTLYSLADVGRRKAEVAAARAQALNPRVEVEVAPALDAGNADMLVSGADLVVDATDNFAARYGIADACRHLGREWVWGAASGTAGMVSVFGPALGLRDVFPDPGEAESCDEAGVLGPLPNIVGSMMALEVLKVLGGVGDTLRGRLWTLDALDGRVRVLHLRGAVPSGRG
- a CDS encoding HU family DNA-binding protein, which translates into the protein MARTRQTAAREDSETQAPAAGERGKISKTQIIEQVVGRTSLNRKQASAAVACMVETVADALRSGRSVGLPGLGTLSITQTAGRQGVRPGTSERIQIPPGKKIRFKAATTLRGNL
- a CDS encoding ABC transporter substrate-binding protein, which gives rise to MKTILWLSLAALLGNAAAKPIVVGSKLDPEAQILGQMIVLTLRNAGLEVTDRTNLGDTGVNRKAILAGEIDVYPEYTGNAVYLFPKAKISAGEAGNPGKIYGYARQLDLKNGITWLRPANVNNTWVIAVPQALATQNKLGSVTDLARYLKAGGKFKIAGSPEFFNRPDTMPAFEAAYGFKLRPDQKLVLAGATPPQTQQAAANGTNGVNAAMAYGTDGTLAALKLVALKDPKGAQAVYQPAPIIRTAVLKANPQIEALLNKTFATLTQTTLQGLNAQVALEGRTAQDVARDYLKGKGLIK
- a CDS encoding ABC transporter permease subunit; this translates as MFLLAALPLLAGALLPWVLLRPNRLAPGEYLRLPSLLAGTGLLLAVLPLLTARLVPRLTWLAASLAVVMGVWALGEQTRAALTGQLPFARASAASGAWLFLLGAAIAARGAGLLGRRQRWLSWAWLPPVAALVLAGHLNAWSVLVEGRNEGPRWTQELAQHLRLVGEALGAALLIGAPLAVWAAGRERVAAGVLGVANGIQTLPSLALLGLLIAPLSALANALPTLRALGVSGIGVAPALTAMTLYALLPILRNGVVALRGVPPGPVDAARGMGMTSTQLFWRVRLPLALPVWLSGVRQAAVLLVGVASVAALIGAGGLGTYIFKGLQSAAADLILLGAVPAALLALGLDAALRGLETLLGRWLGRAG
- a CDS encoding ABC transporter ATP-binding protein, which produces MIELQGLEKRYGDSYAVRHLNLVFPEGELTALLGPSGCGKTTTLRMINRLVEPSGGRVLLGGRDTRELRPEELRRGIGYVIQQVGLFPHLTVAGNVGTVPELLGWDRRRTARRVDELLDLVGLDPEQYRAKKPAQLSGGQAQRVGVARALAADPPVLLMDEPFGALDPLARDRLQTAFRAIQQQLNKTVVLVTHDIDEALRLGDRVALMNAGTLAQFGPPDELIHRPASPFVSQFLGEDAALRQLAGRTAAEFARPGDPSGLQTVEDTLDARRALGVLLREGTDALAVTRGNEVLGVLRWEDLRTPEMQR
- a CDS encoding ABC transporter permease, whose product is MTTLPTRRRSRPLPWGAVLWPSLLVLCLLPGVLPRLVQPLSPGEPLTFDPPLWQLTLTHLGLVLLATGVVLLLGLPLAVAVTRPGREALRDLTETLVGLGQTVPTLAILALAVPALGFGWAPTLLGLILYGLVPVVSNGVAGLLAVDRDLLDAARGMGMTPGQRLQRVELPLALPVLLAGVRTSTVYNVGTATVGAALGAGGLGSPIINGLSEQNTGLVLVGAVLAALLALSLDALLGLVAPREQPFPG
- a CDS encoding CarD family transcriptional regulator; the protein is MSRATFRTGDRVVLPPYGIGVVSGTCQRPVAGETQSYYQVDFPNTSSRAFVPVSAPQGTGLRAALTTGDMPYLLSRLQVSQELNLPRQWGARHRRVTEILVSGDPYELATLTCELRRWNMERGLPDLDRQAFRRAIHLLEQEVCGLEDQCAQDVQQLLDHAWKETPQ